The sequence TGGCTATCGGCTAACAGGCCAATTTAGCGTCTGAGCGTTATACCAACGAGTCATACAAACTATCCCTATAAACGAGGGCAAACATAAAAAGGGTTAATTTTTTAAAAAATTTTTTCAATCGGCTACGTTCTGCCTTGTACTCGGCTACGCGCCCTAAAATGAATCCCCGCAGGGCGAAATGCCGATTGATAACGAAACACAGCATTGTGTGGGCTGTAACTGGTAGAAACGCCATCTTGGCTGTACACTTTTCAGCCACAGATACTGTACCTTTTAATCACTTCAGGTATAATCCGCGCTCTTTTTAAGGCGCTCTTTTATCAGCATCAGCGAGACACCATGACAGTTGAAACTTTTCATCCTAAGCAAACAACCACGCTTGAGACCCCTGCCAAAACATTAGAAGCCGCCAGTGCTGACTCTGTTAATACGGGTAATGTTGCCACAGGCAATCGCATCGGTTTTGTGTCTTTAGGTTGTCCCAAAAACCTCGTGGACTCAGAGCGCATTCTGACCCAGTTACGCATTGACGGCTATGAAGTAACCAACAGCTACGACAATGCCGATCTAGTGATCGTTAACACCTGTGGTTTTATCGATGCGGCGGTTGAAGAATCCTTAGATGCGGTGCGCGAAGCCTTAGAAGAAAACGGCAAAGTGATCGTGACCGGCTGCTTAGGCGCCAAAGAAAACCAAATCCGCGAAGTACACCCAGACGTACTCGAAATCACAGGCCCACACAGCTACGAAGCCGTGTTAAAGCACGTCCACAAGTACGTGCCAAAACCAGAGCACAATCCCTTTACCTCGTTAATCCCACAAACTGGGGTCAAGTTAACGCCTAAGCATTATGCTTATTTAAAGATTTCAGAAGGTTGCGACAACCGCTGTACCTTCTGCATCATCCCTGCACTGCGTGGCGATTTAGATAGCCGCGGCGCGGGTAGCGTATTAGATGAGGCCAAACGTTTAGTTGAAGCTGGCGTACAAGAAATCCTTGTGGTGAGCCAAGACACCTCTGCCTACGGTAAAGACAAAGGCGGTCGCACCGATTTTTGGAACGGTATGCCAGTTAAGCAAGACATCACCAGCCTTGCTCGCCAACTTGGCAAAATGGGCGCGTGGGTACGCTTACATTACATCTACCCATATCCATGGGTTGACGATCTGATCCCATTAATGGCCGAAGGCTTAATCCTGCCTTACTTAGATATTCCAATGCAGCACGCTAGCCCACGCATCCTGAAGATGATGAAACGCCCAGGCCGTGTTGACCGTCAATTAGAAGCCATCCAACGCTGGCGCGAAATCTGCCCAGATTTGGTTATCCGCTCAACCTTTATCGTGGGCTTCCCGGGTGAAACCGAAGAAGACTTCGAAATGCTGCTCGACTTCCTGCGTGAAGCACGCCTCGACCGCGTTGGTTGCTTCAAATACTCAGAAGTGGAAGGCGCTGTCGCCAACACCATCGCCGAGCTTATCAGTGAAGAAGTCAAAGAAGACAGATACCACAGATTTATGGAAGTCCAAGCCGAGATCAGCGCCGAGCGTTTAGCGCGCTTTGTTGGCCGCACCATGGATATCCTGATCGATGATGTTGACGAAGAAGGCGCGATTGGCCGCAGCTTCGCCGATGCCCCAGAAATCGACGGTATGGTATTTATCAACGGTGAAACCGAACTCGAACCCGGCATGTTAGTTCGCGCCGTGATCACTCACTCAGATGAGCACGATCTGTGGGCCGAGTTAGTGGATGCCGATGCTGAGGATGAAGTCGAAGCTTAAGCCTTCAAATCATTCAAGTTTTAAAAAGACGAGCCACAGTCTCAATTGTAGCTCGTTTTTTATGGGCAAAAGCAGGCGCATCCTCTCAATAGGTGAAGGCTAGATAGTGTGACAAAAGGGGTTGAAGAGGAAAATCGCAAGGCAGTGTGGGGAGTCTAGCAGGGATTAAATGAGCAGGACTAATACCAATCGTATTAAATATCTGTTCATTCAGCGGGAGTTCAACGCGCTTTAGACAAGGCGAAGGCTTGAAGGCATAGTGGCGCTCTGTCGAAAGCCTTAAACGCAGTATAAAGCGCGTAGAAACCTGCCCTTCGGGAGCCTCACAGGCATCCCACTCCGGTGTTGCATTGACTTAAAAGGGAATGACCATTTCTGCGTCAATGCGCCTTGGATTGAAATGCCTGTGAGGCTCTGAACTGATTAGATATTTAATGTGATTGGTATAACGTGGCAAAAACGTTAAAACATCATCCCCATAAAGCCGAAAGGGGTATCGCCCTTGTGCTGATACCCCTCTCGGTTACTCATTTTGAATGCCTTGCCTTTACGGTTATAAGACCCTTTGCCCTTTTTCGGCTTTTCGGTTCGCATCCGAAATAACGGACTGGTCACTAGCGCCTTAAGTGCATTGTCTGTAATGGTGCCGCGACCATTTTCATGCTCTAGCACACCTTCGGCTTTTACTTTTGCCACATTTACCTTCGTCATAATGACTCCTCAATTAATCCTCAATTAATCCTATATTGGTCAAGGGCCAAGTTAATCAGTCTCGGCCAGCGGCGACACTATAAACCAATCTAAAAAGATGTACAGAGTTTGTGCAGTAGTGCAAAGAATCGCACTTTTTATTATCGAAAAGTATGATAGATTAACCCAACAAAAAGAATACATTAGAGCAACAAAGCCCTATCTTTAACACTACTTTAGGTCGCTATTTATCGACACGATTACCCTTGGTAATCACTGGAGAAGGAGATCATTTTGCAGTTTGCAGTTATTTATCGGCCGTTACTGAGTCTTTTTTGCCTATTCGTTATCCTATCCCCTAGCCTAGCTCAGGCTTTTTCAAGCTCAGAATGCATCATTACCATGGGTTACCGCACCAGTGAGCGTCGTCCCTTTATCGAACAGGAACCAAGTAATCAGGGGTTTTACCGCGATATTTACCAAGCCGCTGCAGAAAAAATTGGTTGCAAATTGCGGGTAGTTCGAGCTCCTAAACTGCGGATTTTACGGGATCTCAAACTCGGTAATGTCGATTTTTATCCTGGTCTGCATTTTAGTGAAGAACGCGCCCAATTCGCCTATTTTATCCCTAATGGTCTGTCGGAGCGCTACATAGGAATAAGCCGAGCTGGCGCAGCAAGTATTAATTCACTCGCGCAGTTATCCCAAACAGGTATGACGCTATTAATTGCGCCAGGTAGTTATGACTTTAATGGCATATCCAAAACCATGTCGGTACGCAAACCACCTGAACTGGATGTACCTAAGGCCTTAGATTACCTGCTTGCCAGCCAAGGTGATTTTTTTATCTACGATCTAGCAACGCTTAACTATTACCTTAAAAATCGTGATATTAGCCAATTTCAGCTGCACCCCGATTGTTGCCAGCAACCTCAAGCCATGTATCTGGGATTTTCCAAAAAAAGTCGTCACTTTCGGGCGCTACAAAACCCCTATTATCGTGCCAATCTCCCCTTAAGCCCTGATAACATCCCAAGCGTGCTTGCAGAAGATTCCAAGGCCTACGAGTTTGCCAGAGCACTGGCCATAATGGATGCAGAGGGTGAAACCCAGCGGATCTATTTCAATCACTTTGGTTAATGTACAGCTCACTAAGGCGATTACCTACTCAGATACTGACGACTTAAGTGCAGCCAACGCTTAAGCAACAACTACTTAAGCCTTATCTTTATAAGCTCTGCGACAAAATGCCGCACCTGTCACACTTCGATGATCTTTATAATGCAGCGCAATTTATCCAAGTGAATGGAAGACAATAAGATGGCTGCAACTGCTTTAAATATCCCCCATGGTTTTAAATGCTCGGAAATATCCACCGCACTTACCCTTGCATTAGGCTTATCCTTTGCCCCGCTGGCAATGGCCAATGATAATGAACAGACTCAGATTGAGCGTATTTTGGTCCACGGTGAGCAGAGTATCTGCCGCAATGCCCTAGGCTCAGCCGATGCCTTACTTAAAGATCAAGGCGTTGATTTCTCTGAAGCTGGAGGAGTTTCGGCGCTACCAGTGCTGAACGGCATGATGGGCGATCGCATTAAAGTGTTAGTCGACGGCGCAGACATTACCGCCTCCTGCGCCAACCAAATGAACCCACCGCTATCTTATGTTTCTGCCAACCAAATCAACTCGGTCGAAGTGGTCGCGGGCGTGTCCCCCGTCAGTGCGGGCGGCGACAATATTGCTGGCGTGATTAAGGTTAATAGTCTCAATCCTAAGTTTACTGACAGCGAAAACTTAAGTTTTGAAAGCGGTGAGATTTCATCGGGATACCGCAGCACCAGCGACAGCTTATTACTCGGCGCCAAAGCCGGTATTGCCAGCAAAAATGTAAGCTTAAGCTATCAAGGAGCCTATGAAGACGCCAACAGTTACCACGATGGTAACGGCGACAAAGTGCTCGATACTTTATATCGCGCTCAAAACCACGCCTTAACGGCAGCATGGCGCGATGAAAAACAACAACTGGCCGTTAAACTGACCCATCAAGCCATTCCATTTCAAGGTTTTCCTAACCAATACATGGATATGACTGATAACAAGAGCTACGGTGCCCTAGTTCGCTATCTACGGGATTTAGAAAATGACGGCGAGTTTAGTGCCCAGCTCAACTGGCACAGTGTAAAACATGAAATGGGCTTCTTCACCCCAGAAAAAACCGGCAAAATGCCGATGAATACAGAGGGTAGCGATTACAGCTACCAACTGCACTGGCGCTTAACTATGGGGGATGACAGTACGCTACTGCTTGGCCAGGAATACTATAGCTATCAATTAGATGATATTTGGCCAGCGGTGCCAGGCACTATGATGGCCCCCAATGACTATATCAATATTAACGATGGTGAACGTCGCCGCGCTGCAGTTTACGGTGAATGGCAACAAAACCTCAATCCGCTTTGGTGGTTATCCGCTGGGGTACGCTATGAATATGTGACCACAGATACGGGTGAAGTGCAGGCCTACAGCAACATGCCAATGATGGGCATGCCCAATGTGGATGCCGAGGCGGCAAAAGCCTTTAATGCCATGGACAGAAGCCGAGACGATAACCTAATCGATGCGACATTGCTGGCACGCTATCAATTGTCGGCCAAACAACAACTGGAATTTGGCTTAGCCCGTAAAAATCGCGCCCCTAACCTCTATGAGCGTTACAGTTGGGGCCGCGGCGTCATGGCAACCACTATGATTGGCTGGTATGGCGACGGTAACGGTTATGTCGGCAACCCCGATCTAAAGCCCGAAACGGCCCACACCCTAAGTGCAGCTTACAAATTTAATGGCGATGCATGGCAGTTCTCGACCACGGCTTGGTATAGCGCAGTAACCGATTATATCGATGCTGAAGTGATTGGCAGCTTTAACCGTACCAGTACACCCGCAGGTAAACGCAATATCCTAAAATTCACCAACGAAGATGCCAATTTATATGGCGCTAAGTTCAGCGCACTCTACCTATTAGCCGATACCGACAGTGGTAAGTGGCAGATGCTCGGTAAACTCAACATCACCCGTGGCGAGCGCGATGAAGGTAATGAACCACTTTATCAAATCAAACCGTTACAAACCGAGTTAGCCCTCAGCCACCAACTCGGCGATTGGGAAAACCGCTTGGCATGGCAATGGGTGGCGACAAAGGATCGCGTTGATGATCGCCGTTTAGAGAACGAAACGAGCAGCTATTCGCTACTGAACTTAAGCAGTAGCATCAAATGGCAAGAGCTGAGTTTAACCTTTGCGATCAATAACCTGTTTGATACTTACTATGAGCTGCCACTCGGTGGTGTAAGCATTGCCGAGTTTAAGGCCGATAGCAGCAATGGCTTTAGCCAAGTCGCGGGCTCGGGTCGCTCATTTGAATTAGGTGCAAGCTACCGCTTCTAAAAAGTAGAACGACATAAAATCAAAAAGGGCAAATGCGAACGCATTTGCCCTTTTGTTTAAAGCTCATTCAGTTAACGCTGAGCCGTTAGACTGAATGACTCAATTAGGTTAACTAAATCAGTTACCCGCAACCTTCATCTCGGATAATAAAATCCCGCCAGTGCGAATAGAAGAGCGTAAATCGAAGTCTTTACTGACCGCCTGTATCCCACGGAACATATCCTTAAGATTGCCAGCAATGGTAATTTCTTCCACGGGGAATTGGACTTCACCATTTTCGACGTAAAAACCCGCGGCGCCACGGGAATAATCCCCCGTCACCATATTCACGCCTTGGCCCATCACCTCAGTGACAATCAAGCCCGTGCCCATGCCTTTGACTAATTCATCAAAACCTTGGCCAGTGTGCGCTAAGGTCCAGTTATAGATCCCGCCCGCATGTCCAGTGTTTGGTAGGCTCAATTTGCGCGCCGAATAACTGGTTAGCAGGTAGGTTTCTAACATGCCGCGATCGATAATGCGCCTATCTTGGGTCGCAACCCCTTCACTATCGTAGTTGGCACTGGCGAGCGCACCTAATAGATGCGGCTGCTCTTCAATGCTGAACCAATCAGGGAAGATTTGGGTGTGAATGGCATCGAGTAAGAAGCTCGATTTACGATACAAGCTGCCACCGCTGATGGCACCAATCAAATGGCCGATTAAGCCGGTCGCAATCTCTGGCGCCAGTAATATTGGCAAACGGGTGGTGGCGATCTTACGCGCCCCTAAACGGCTCACGGTTTTCTCGGCGGTTTTTAGCCCC comes from Shewanella oneidensis MR-1 and encodes:
- the rimO gene encoding 30S ribosomal protein S12 methylthiotransferase RimO, producing the protein MTVETFHPKQTTTLETPAKTLEAASADSVNTGNVATGNRIGFVSLGCPKNLVDSERILTQLRIDGYEVTNSYDNADLVIVNTCGFIDAAVEESLDAVREALEENGKVIVTGCLGAKENQIREVHPDVLEITGPHSYEAVLKHVHKYVPKPEHNPFTSLIPQTGVKLTPKHYAYLKISEGCDNRCTFCIIPALRGDLDSRGAGSVLDEAKRLVEAGVQEILVVSQDTSAYGKDKGGRTDFWNGMPVKQDITSLARQLGKMGAWVRLHYIYPYPWVDDLIPLMAEGLILPYLDIPMQHASPRILKMMKRPGRVDRQLEAIQRWREICPDLVIRSTFIVGFPGETEEDFEMLLDFLREARLDRVGCFKYSEVEGAVANTIAELISEEVKEDRYHRFMEVQAEISAERLARFVGRTMDILIDDVDEEGAIGRSFADAPEIDGMVFINGETELEPGMLVRAVITHSDEHDLWAELVDADAEDEVEA
- a CDS encoding alternative ribosome-rescue factor A produces the protein MAKVKAEGVLEHENGRGTITDNALKALVTSPLFRMRTEKPKKGKGSYNRKGKAFKMSNREGYQHKGDTPFGFMGMMF
- a CDS encoding substrate-binding periplasmic protein, which translates into the protein MQFAVIYRPLLSLFCLFVILSPSLAQAFSSSECIITMGYRTSERRPFIEQEPSNQGFYRDIYQAAAEKIGCKLRVVRAPKLRILRDLKLGNVDFYPGLHFSEERAQFAYFIPNGLSERYIGISRAGAASINSLAQLSQTGMTLLIAPGSYDFNGISKTMSVRKPPELDVPKALDYLLASQGDFFIYDLATLNYYLKNRDISQFQLHPDCCQQPQAMYLGFSKKSRHFRALQNPYYRANLPLSPDNIPSVLAEDSKAYEFARALAIMDAEGETQRIYFNHFG
- a CDS encoding TonB-dependent receptor plug domain-containing protein — encoded protein: MAATALNIPHGFKCSEISTALTLALGLSFAPLAMANDNEQTQIERILVHGEQSICRNALGSADALLKDQGVDFSEAGGVSALPVLNGMMGDRIKVLVDGADITASCANQMNPPLSYVSANQINSVEVVAGVSPVSAGGDNIAGVIKVNSLNPKFTDSENLSFESGEISSGYRSTSDSLLLGAKAGIASKNVSLSYQGAYEDANSYHDGNGDKVLDTLYRAQNHALTAAWRDEKQQLAVKLTHQAIPFQGFPNQYMDMTDNKSYGALVRYLRDLENDGEFSAQLNWHSVKHEMGFFTPEKTGKMPMNTEGSDYSYQLHWRLTMGDDSTLLLGQEYYSYQLDDIWPAVPGTMMAPNDYININDGERRRAAVYGEWQQNLNPLWWLSAGVRYEYVTTDTGEVQAYSNMPMMGMPNVDAEAAKAFNAMDRSRDDNLIDATLLARYQLSAKQQLEFGLARKNRAPNLYERYSWGRGVMATTMIGWYGDGNGYVGNPDLKPETAHTLSAAYKFNGDAWQFSTTAWYSAVTDYIDAEVIGSFNRTSTPAGKRNILKFTNEDANLYGAKFSALYLLADTDSGKWQMLGKLNITRGERDEGNEPLYQIKPLQTELALSHQLGDWENRLAWQWVATKDRVDDRRLENETSSYSLLNLSSSIKWQELSLTFAINNLFDTYYELPLGGVSIAEFKADSSNGFSQVAGSGRSFELGASYRF
- the pmbA gene encoding metalloprotease PmbA, producing MSLNRIDSELTALKDAVAVALEYANKLGTNAAEVAISKQQGLSVSTRLKEVETVEFNKDGALGITVYRDGCKGSSSTSDLSPEAIALAVKAADDIARYTSADPFSGLADKALMATEIRDLKLYYPQEISADELAQLAIRAETAALDADPRINNSDGASANAHTSVKVYGNSHGFLNGYCSSRYSLSCSVIGEDRNGNMQRDYDYTIARKFNEMLSPESVGLKTAEKTVSRLGARKIATTRLPILLAPEIATGLIGHLIGAISGGSLYRKSSFLLDAIHTQIFPDWFSIEEQPHLLGALASANYDSEGVATQDRRIIDRGMLETYLLTSYSARKLSLPNTGHAGGIYNWTLAHTGQGFDELVKGMGTGLIVTEVMGQGVNMVTGDYSRGAAGFYVENGEVQFPVEEITIAGNLKDMFRGIQAVSKDFDLRSSIRTGGILLSEMKVAGN